The following nucleotide sequence is from Salvia splendens isolate huo1 chromosome 2, SspV2, whole genome shotgun sequence.
TAACCAGAGTCTTAAAagctattataattattttatgcaTGTGCATAGCCAAGAGACGGACACCCATAGTGATGCAGAGTCGTTTAATGGTTCGGGCTTTGAGAGGGAGAATTTCTCTCTCCCCCCAAAAGAGGAGTTTGAGGTTAGTATACGTAGCTTAGAGTTGCATGCTTATCGCAGCACTCTGGAAGCTTTGTATGCTTCTGGTCCCTTAAGTTGGGAACAGGAAGCATTATTGACAAATCTTCGTATTACGCTCCACATTTCAAATGACGAACATTTGAAGGAGCTGAAGCACCTAATTTCCACTAAAACTGCAATTACTGTTAGATGATTGTACAAAATGTTCATATATCATTGCCCTGTTTTAAAGCAAAATTGTAGAAGTTGCTCTTTTGTCAACATTGTAAGAAGAAACATGAATGCAATAAGTTGTATATTctatctatttctgtgcacagaTTGACATTTTGTAATTAAGAGATACATGTCAATTGTTAATTGATCATCAATGCAGTGTATTTTTACCCAAGGCTTTAAGAGTACCTATTTTTGTTGATGATCTGTTCTGTCTTCTGTTGCTTCTAGTTATTTTTGAAATGAAGGGAGTAAAGCTCGTGCTCATGCCTAAAATTGGGTGCACCATCCAATTATTTCATGTCTGATGTTTACGAGATGCCAATTATTGTTCTGTGATCATGTAAGAGACTTCTATTTGCACCCTTTGGTATCATATGTCCATTAACATCATTACAAACTTTCAACATTTTGACAGCTTTGCTTTTAATGATCTGTTGAGAAATTGATTCTTGAAGCTTACAGTTGACTTTGAACTGTAATATAATGGCTAGTTGTTCTTATCTGGATCTTAATCAAAGTTGCATTTCTGGCTATACTTTTACCTACAGAGTATCTAATCTGTTGACTGTTGACTCTTATAAAGTTGGGATACTGCTTTTTAGATAAATTCTGTATGCAATGTATCAATAAATTTACTTCTGCAACTATGATTTACTCCATTGGACTTTGGCTGCTCTTGAATCCTGTACTTTATTTTCCAGGGCTACAGTTGGAGGCATGCATCATTTGCTTCCAATGGTACAAAGATTATGCCAGGGTTTGCAGCCTCTCTTGGCATTGAACTTTGGACGATTCAGTCGTCTACTTTCACCAATATGCCACGGTTGTGGCCACTCCTAagttcctcttttttctttgaGGAGCACTGATTCAGATTACATTTTGACTATATTGAAAAGTTATACTTTTTCCATAAAGGTATATCATGCCAACAAAGATTATCTACGTTATAGTTTGAACTGTATGTGTAATAAGTTATCTTCTGAAGCAGAAATTACAGCCTTTATAAAAACACTGTGTATGGCGGTATAATTTTAAACTtaggaaaaatgaaaataacgaAAAACTGCCAGTTTGATTGCTAGGCACATTGCATGAAGTCATGCTTCATTTGCTTAACAGCTTGTGATGGATCAAATGAGCCTTGAAAACAATCTTGAGTTGGAGATGAATTTTGGTACTTGAATGCAGCTGCAGTGCTCAACCAAGTTTTTTTTGTTGTGCTTGCAGCTGCAGTGGAAGTTTTGTTAGCATTTGGACCGCTAGCAACACAAACTAATtctcattttggaaaaaaaacttCAGGAAAACATTTTGGGAGCATTTCAGATGTGAAAATTTCTGTACAGTTGTGTTCTGGTGTTTGCAATGAATCAGTTTATCATGTTTTATATAGTATAGTAGTACTCCCCCTCTCCTTCTACTAAGGCGtttttttcggcacgggatttaaaaaattgtactaaaagtgaaatgagttgAGTGACAATGACTCTGAGAATGCGTTTAAcgtaggaaaagaaaaaaatagagaataaagaaTAGTAAAGCAAGAAGAAGCCAAAAGAAGAAATGACTCGGCTAGACGGCTACAATGGAACAATCTTAAAAGGAATATAACTTAGCTACATAGGGAGCGAGGGAATATTACTTTTCTCTTGATTTACTAAATCCTCAACCGCAAAGAGAAACTGAAATAACTACCAACCCAAGTAGTTGACGTGAATTAAGTTATTAGTAGTAATACACGAAATTATATATAAATCAGAAATTTACAAGAGAAACATTAGGGCGCGGTCCGGCCTGCAGTCCACCGCGTTAAATGCACCAAAGTTCCGGCCTGGAACGATCCTGGTGACGCAGTCGCGTCCTGGGGCTGCGCCCGGGGTCCGTCCCGGCCTGGTGTTAGGCGTGCCCGTGACACACACGAAGAGTCCCGGTCCATCGTTGGATGTCTTGCGGGCCGGGCCGCCAGTCccctccatttttatttttatttttatttttatttcgtttcatttgcctatatatatactCAATTTGTGTACCATTTTTCCACACTTTGTCCATTTCAATCCTCTTGTATTTCAATATTTCTAGCTTCTATGGAATGGTTTAATAGCGACGAACGCCAGATGAACGAGTTCGTCAACACCAACAATTGGTACGTGCCGCCGTCGCCCAATCCAAATGCGACGCCTAGTCCAGGGGTGGCTACCAACATAGAAATAACATCGTCAGTTAGCACTGATGAGTACGACATCAGTGATATGGAGCCCACTGAAGggaggggcaagggcaaggttGCGGATGATGAGGGGCCGAAGAAGTATAGTCCGCAGAAGACATTGTGGTTGGCCAAGAAATTCGTCGACGTctccgaggatcctatcatcgtcAACCAGCAGAACGACAAAGTGTTCTAGCAGCGGATTGCGGAGAAGTACAACGCTGGTCGTCCTAGAGGGTCGTTCGAgtgtagctacgtgaagctacGCAAGCATTGGGGTCGGGTCCAGAAGGAGATGAACAAGTGGAATGGCAAGTGGACCAACGTAATTCGGATGTGGCCGAGCTGGCACATCGAGATGGACCTCGTGGAGAAGGCTAGGGCGGAGTTCTTCTCTGACGGGAAGAAGCAGTTCAAGTACTTCGACGTTTGGAAGATTGtagagaagagcccgaagtacaccggTGGGGCAGAACCAGCGGCGGCAAGTGGGGCGctgaagagaaccaaagtttccgccaccagaaactactcttcgagcgaaggaggtccgacaatcgacctcaacgtgaaaGACGACGACGTCTTCCTCTCATCCCCTAGCACTCAAAGCCGTCCGATGGGAACAAAGGCGGCAAAGAGGAAAGCGAAGGGGAAGGCAATTGCGAGCTACTCCGCTATGCCGCCGTCGCAACCCAATCCTTCCCTGGATAAGATAAACGTTGCGGTTGGGCCACCTGAcagagttgacatcgagggatactTCGACAATGTCGGAGTTCGAGCTCGAGTTGCACCATGAGATGATCGTCTACCTTCGCACCAAAATGAAGAActagttttttcattttttttattttctaggacttgtaattttttttctaggatttgtattttttttctaggatttgtaattttttttttagaatttgtaATATTCTTTTTTCGACAGAACAATGAACTTTTCCGAttttaattgttcaacgtattctattttatgagtaaaataggttgaagttgtgaatagtgcaatttaatagttgtggccTGAGATGGGACCTACAGGGTTAGAGTTGTCGTTTGGGACACAAATTTAGGAAAATAATGATGTGGAGGGAACTTGGGGCCTGAATTGAGGATAGGGTTGGGGATGCTGTTAGTAATACTAGGAATTTGAGAGAGATGTTTCTTGTTAACTTGATTTCTGAACACATAATTAAATTGATCACAGTTTCATATTACTACTTTCAAGGCTCAACCAAATTTGAATAGCACATTTTCCAACAGAAATTTCAATTACTCAAATTTGGTTGGGATATCAATTTGTGTACGTTACACAAAAACATGGCAAATATTTATATCAATTACTCATATAAAAGCCAAGTTGATACAAATAATATCCTCACAACCATATGAAATTAACGATCCACCTGAAGCAGTTCAAGAGAATATACATCTCCATTAGAACCCCCTCAAACTCAGATAACAAAATCCTCACGACCCCCAACAAGCTATCCTTCTTAGTCAAAGgactcatcatcatcatcaggaAGAGGCTCGTTAGCTGCCCGAGCAAGCTCTTGTTCATGCCTACAAAAAGGAGTGATGGATTTACAAACAGCGGAGTTTCAAGTGTACTCGAGCATATCTCAATGATAGAACAGAGGACTTACAGTTGCTGGGCAGCTAAATCAATTTGAACCTCAGGAGGAGCCAGGGCCGGTGACTCAACAAAGTGTAGGGAAGAATCACTGCAGCCaggaaaaaaatttcaaattgcaatattatatataatgaCTTGAGAAAAAATACAATAGTCTTTCGCTTTATATACCCAGCAAGCTTCCTGGCCAGATACAAGAAAGGCTTCTCGAAGTTGTAGTTACTCTTAGCTGAGATTTCATAGTACTGCAAGTTCTTCTTCCTATGGAATGTAACTTGTTTTGCTTTCACCTGCCTGTTCTTGACATCAACTTTGTTCCCACACAGCACAATTGGGATATTTTCACAGACCCTAAAATTGAAAAGAATTAGCAAATCAATGTTGCATGAATTATAGCAACAAATTTAGCAAACATGGCAGAACACATACCGGCAGAGATCACGGTGCCAAGTCGGAACATTCTTGTAAGTCAATCGAGCTGTCACATCAAACATAATGATGGCACATTGGCCATGGATACTAAAACAGTTCGAACAAGTCAAAACATTAGTCTATTGAGATCTTGTTTAACAGTCGTTACGAAATAATACAAAGAAACCGACAGAATCAATTCACTTACTAGTATCCATCCCTAAGCCCACCAAATTTCTCTTGACCAGCAGTGTCCCAGCAATAAAATCGGATTTTCCCACAGTTGGTGAAGAAATCCAATGGATGAACCTCCACACCGATTGTTGCTGTAAAAAGGAAATTCCATTGAGTTAAACCATTAACATAATCTTTGCAAGCAGACCTTTTTATGCAAATGATCATGACAAACAATGAGAATTGATCTTACGTTCATATTTCTTCTCGAATTCACCAGTGAGATGCCTCTTCACAAATGTAGTTTTCCCTGTATGATCAAGGAAAAAAACCCTCAAAAATGGACAAAAAAACACAAGCCATTTATGCAAAATCATATAACTTAAAATTTGGAGTAAAACACAGCAGCTCAAATTAATAATTAGTCTAAAAACTCACAAGTTATCATGTAATTAGAGAATTAATCTCAACTCAGATCTCAAAACAGTAATTAACAGTAAGACAAGCTGCAGTGACCGACAAAATCAAAATCTACTCTAAAAAAATAGTTTCCATCGAGATCACAGGAGATCAGACAAATACGATTAAAGATGGCAACTGCGAGGCAATCAAACGCAAAAATTTACCAGTTCCACCATCTCCAACAATCacaagcttgaagctagggtaATCCACAGTCTGCTGATTCGGCAAAGCCTAAAATCGCAACAGGATCACAAAATTAACAAACCGTAAATCATCGAGTAGCTCATATCAACTCAAACGCAAATCCGCAATCACAAATCACAGCAAAAGAACAAAAAAGACACAGACAGTAGAAATCATTACCATTCAATCGACGCCTGATCCTTTAGAGATAGGCAAAAAAGCAACGTCGAATGGTGCAGCTAGAAAGAAATTCAAGATTGATAGGAATTGGTTAGCGTTGGTGAGTGTGATTGTGTGTATATATTAAAGATTGGAGAAGCCCTAATTAAAGATGGTGGGAGGGTTTTTGAATTTGTACTAGCTTTGAGCCAACGCGATTATGTATGCCGTTGGATCAAAAGCGGGTGATGGATCACGTGGAAATCGGTTTGAATTTGAAATCTGTAGCATTTATAACCGTTGTAGTATGTCACCCGTAAAGATGAGTTGGGCTTTTTAGGCTGCAATCTAAAGGATCAGTTGGGCTTTTTTAGGCTGCAACccaaattggtaaaataatactccaagcACATTAATTTTGTGCAAACTATCTGTATTTAGagatatattttaataaaaatattttcatattcaaGATACATAAATTATTTTGGTAATAGTAACAAGTACAATTTTAATAATGATATTATGTGTTCATGAAAAATagttatttttttggattttccaCCAAATTagtctctattttatttttttttatatatttcactaACAATAGGTctatcattttttctctatatttctcttttaatttattaattaaaacacGTGTCGTCCACAACCATGAATGGTATTGGCGGACGAAGCTAacatattactcccttcgtcacACTTAAGAtctccacattcttgagtgccacgagattttatgaggagttgttaggtggagtaagtagagaaaaaaatgaagttAAATAAGTATTTTTATAAGGACAGATAAGTGCgggatttatttttaaatataaaaagtggacATTTTAAGAGAGATAAACTAAAATGAAACTTGGATATCTTGAATGatatggagggagtaatatttatgtgTGTTAGTCCAAGGTCCACGATTATACGAGCTTAGATAAAAGAGTAATATTTATGTGTGTTAGTCCAAGGTCCACTATTATATGAGCTTCGATAAAAGTTTTCCTTCGA
It contains:
- the LOC121761731 gene encoding GTP-binding nuclear protein Ran2, producing MALPNQQTVDYPSFKLVIVGDGGTGKTTFVKRHLTGEFEKKYEPTIGVEVHPLDFFTNCGKIRFYCWDTAGQEKFGGLRDGYYIHGQCAIIMFDVTARLTYKNVPTWHRDLCRVCENIPIVLCGNKVDVKNRQVKAKQVTFHRKKNLQYYEISAKSNYNFEKPFLYLARKLAGDSSLHFVESPALAPPEVQIDLAAQQLHEQELARAANEPLPDDDDESFD